A genomic segment from Polyangium mundeleinium encodes:
- a CDS encoding TIGR04282 family arsenosugar biosynthesis glycosyltransferase, with protein sequence MADHRARPTVRPQRLALGVLARAPIAGTTKPRLSPPLSPEAAAEFASALLGDALNMLAILPMAYRAVLSVSDEESAALQKLMPGRWQHVVSAGTTSVEQRLGHGLAHLFTSGAEAAVIVTTDAPFMPLDEIFEGLLWLAAKRKRLLLGPTGPGGLYLLGTTQPEPALFDGVDWTSPGVLERATKRAAELGLETQLLKPTYEIDTPEDLDRFARDLSSGTGGPGMAVPACAAFLARTGIRPLNR encoded by the coding sequence GTGGCCGACCATCGCGCCCGCCCCACCGTCCGCCCGCAGAGGCTCGCGCTCGGCGTCCTGGCTCGTGCTCCGATCGCGGGTACGACGAAGCCTCGCCTCTCTCCACCGCTCTCCCCCGAGGCCGCAGCGGAATTCGCGTCGGCCCTCCTCGGCGACGCGCTGAACATGCTGGCCATCCTGCCGATGGCATATCGCGCGGTGCTCAGCGTGTCCGACGAGGAGAGCGCAGCGCTGCAAAAGCTCATGCCCGGACGATGGCAACACGTCGTCTCGGCCGGCACGACGAGCGTGGAACAGCGGCTCGGCCACGGGCTCGCGCACCTCTTCACGTCGGGCGCCGAGGCCGCGGTGATCGTCACGACCGACGCGCCGTTCATGCCGCTCGACGAGATCTTCGAAGGCCTGCTCTGGCTCGCCGCCAAGCGAAAGCGCCTGCTGCTCGGGCCGACGGGGCCGGGCGGCCTTTACCTCCTCGGCACGACGCAACCCGAGCCCGCGCTCTTCGACGGCGTCGACTGGACGTCGCCCGGCGTGCTCGAACGCGCGACAAAACGCGCCGCGGAGCTCGGGCTGGAGACGCAGCTCCTCAAGCCGACCTACGAGATCGATACGCCCGAGGATCTCGATCGTTTCGCCCGAGATCTCTCGAGCGGCACGGGCGGCCCGGGGATGGCCGTGCCCGCGTGCGCCGCGTTTCTGGCGCGCACGGGCATCCGCCCTTTGAATCGCTGA
- a CDS encoding phosphocholine cytidylyltransferase family protein encodes MLEKRTMERAIVLAAGTGSRLVSGEIAPKPLKPVAGVPLLVRILRTLRAEGIREVVVVTGYKEELIRRALGESSLGLSISFVSNTQYERKNGVSLLAAREHVIPGTLLTMADHLYAPAIVRRLAALDLPSRAAALAVDYDIPRCFDLDDATKVRVERGRIVDIGKEIAAYDALDTGVFRIGPSLVEALDRVYTAKGDCSLSEGVRALADEGMFFACDAGDARWIDVDTPAALEQAEALLRMFGDGLDRDTYPRPSDRVAPVSRSWAAGYQPASAADAE; translated from the coding sequence AGCCCCTCAAGCCGGTCGCCGGGGTTCCGCTTCTGGTTCGCATCCTCCGCACGCTGCGCGCCGAGGGGATCCGCGAGGTCGTGGTGGTCACGGGGTACAAGGAAGAGCTCATTCGCCGCGCGCTCGGCGAGAGCTCCCTCGGCCTGTCGATCTCGTTCGTGAGCAACACGCAGTACGAGCGCAAGAACGGTGTGTCGCTGCTCGCCGCGCGTGAGCACGTCATCCCGGGGACGCTGCTCACGATGGCCGACCACCTGTACGCGCCGGCGATCGTGCGTCGGCTCGCCGCGCTCGACCTGCCGAGCCGCGCGGCCGCGCTCGCCGTCGATTACGACATCCCGCGTTGCTTCGACCTCGACGACGCCACGAAGGTGCGCGTCGAGCGCGGGCGCATCGTGGACATCGGCAAGGAGATCGCGGCCTACGACGCGCTCGACACGGGCGTGTTCCGCATCGGCCCCTCGCTTGTCGAAGCGCTGGATCGCGTGTACACGGCGAAGGGCGATTGTTCGCTCTCGGAGGGCGTGCGTGCGCTCGCCGACGAGGGGATGTTTTTCGCGTGCGACGCGGGCGACGCGCGGTGGATCGACGTCGACACGCCGGCCGCGCTGGAGCAGGCCGAGGCCCTTTTGCGCATGTTCGGCGACGGGCTCGATCGCGACACGTATCCGCGTCCCTCCGATCGCGTGGCGCCGGTGAGCCGCTCGTGGGCCGCGGGGTATCAGCCCGCTTCGGCCGCGGACGCCGAGTAA